From one Legionellales bacterium genomic stretch:
- a CDS encoding flagellar hook-length control protein FliK: MSQLPANLIANVSNITAKSESVNFKTNSTTDKNKEAFSQVMNQEEKKIKQDKTVKNTEEAKEKNSNHPEKNTTNETAQQNNATQEKSKTDTSQKQDETQQTTETITQETASTVDGQPLTANIAYQTIEDLNAVAYSDLNSTNTPTTTPTNANVNGDPIIDPMIENAQNPNTINNNQPIQTAVNSAQTVENSPQVASEKIIHQPTAAAVTLANNSQQVINPALSNEENLNQDIDAVIDSSSENTSENEFMLTQHFVKAKANLDTNTPNTQAKFNAHFAQLFTQQATQFDQDNLFLNLHQLGNVMGKEMIQTMPNQVYSNLPTQTVPMINHTTPFGQADWNNGFGDKIVMMLKNNLHSAEIKIYPPDLGTIHAKIKMDGTQADLSFTTQHSAVKDALENSLPRLRELLAQSGLSLGDVSVATQQRQQQHSDQGNFQSSSTDAMVTAETEEEISTSSAKHTIVMNGLVDYYA; the protein is encoded by the coding sequence ATGAGTCAATTACCAGCAAATTTAATTGCCAACGTATCAAATATTACAGCAAAATCGGAATCGGTTAATTTCAAAACTAATTCTACTACTGATAAAAATAAAGAAGCCTTTTCTCAAGTAATGAATCAAGAAGAAAAAAAAATAAAACAAGATAAAACAGTAAAAAATACTGAAGAAGCCAAAGAAAAAAATTCTAATCATCCTGAAAAAAATACTACTAATGAAACAGCGCAACAAAATAATGCTACTCAAGAAAAATCTAAAACGGATACCAGTCAAAAACAGGATGAAACCCAACAAACGACTGAAACAATTACCCAAGAAACCGCATCCACTGTAGACGGCCAACCTCTCACTGCCAATATCGCTTATCAAACCATCGAAGATTTAAATGCAGTAGCTTATTCTGATCTTAATAGCACGAATACTCCAACGACAACTCCCACTAATGCGAATGTCAATGGTGATCCAATTATCGATCCTATGATTGAAAATGCTCAAAATCCCAATACCATTAATAATAATCAACCTATTCAAACCGCTGTTAATTCAGCTCAAACTGTAGAGAACTCTCCACAGGTAGCGTCAGAAAAAATAATTCATCAACCCACTGCTGCCGCTGTTACACTTGCCAATAATTCGCAGCAAGTCATTAATCCAGCACTCAGCAATGAAGAGAATCTTAATCAAGACATCGATGCGGTTATAGATTCTAGCAGTGAAAATACCTCAGAAAATGAATTTATGCTCACTCAGCATTTTGTTAAAGCGAAAGCAAATTTAGACACCAACACGCCAAATACTCAAGCAAAATTTAATGCGCATTTTGCTCAACTCTTCACGCAACAAGCCACCCAATTTGATCAAGATAATCTTTTTTTAAATTTGCATCAGCTAGGCAATGTTATGGGTAAAGAAATGATTCAAACCATGCCCAATCAAGTTTATAGCAACCTGCCTACGCAAACTGTTCCTATGATTAATCATACTACGCCATTTGGTCAGGCGGATTGGAATAATGGTTTTGGTGATAAAATTGTCATGATGCTTAAAAATAATTTGCATAGTGCCGAAATTAAAATTTATCCTCCCGATTTAGGCACTATTCACGCGAAAATTAAAATGGATGGCACACAAGCGGATTTAAGTTTTACCACTCAACATTCAGCGGTTAAAGATGCCTTAGAAAATAGCTTGCCGCGATTACGTGAATTGTTAGCACAGTCTGGGCTGAGTTTAGGGGATGTTTCTGTTGCCACTCAACAACGTCAACAACAGCACTCCGATCAAGGAAATTTTCAATCTTCATCCACTGATGCGATGGTGACTGCTGAAACTGAGGAAGAAATTTCTACGAGCAGTGCAAAACACACTATCGTCATGAATGGCTTAGTGGATTATTACGCGTAA
- the flgB gene encoding flagellar basal body rod protein FlgB yields MNGDTILGVHGQALLLREKRTAILSANMANASTPNYKAKDFNFYQTLQQTTGMTPNNAEKPISLATNRSDHLGNESEIGMMQLKYRIPHFPALDGNTVDNDLEQGAFADNALRYQASLNFLRNRVAGILTAIKGE; encoded by the coding sequence ATGAATGGCGATACAATTTTAGGAGTGCACGGACAAGCGCTACTACTCCGCGAAAAACGCACCGCCATTTTATCGGCTAATATGGCGAATGCTTCCACGCCTAATTATAAAGCGAAAGATTTTAATTTTTATCAAACCCTACAGCAAACCACGGGAATGACTCCTAATAATGCAGAAAAACCCATTAGCCTGGCAACGAATCGTTCTGATCATCTTGGCAATGAAAGTGAAATTGGCATGATGCAATTAAAATATCGCATTCCTCATTTTCCAGCATTAGATGGAAACACAGTAGATAATGATTTAGAGCAAGGCGCATTTGCCGATAATGCCTTGCGTTATCAAGCGAGTTTAAATTTTTTGCGTAATCGAGTTGCCGGAATTTTAACGGCAATTAAAGGAGAATAA
- the flgC gene encoding flagellar basal body rod protein FlgC: MSLEIAMRIASSGMSAQTVRLNTTASNFANANVSSRTEEGAYRALNPVFSTVMSNEMSAFDPLRQAAQGVGVTQIVKSDAPIDQKYDPTNVNANEKGYVYLSNVNTFDETANMLSASKDYRMNLEMFVTLRNMTQRALSVLEN, from the coding sequence ATGAGCTTGGAAATTGCCATGCGCATAGCGTCTTCGGGAATGAGCGCACAAACAGTCAGACTCAATACTACGGCCAGTAATTTTGCCAATGCAAATGTTTCTTCACGGACTGAAGAAGGAGCTTACCGTGCGCTTAACCCCGTATTTTCTACGGTGATGTCCAATGAAATGTCAGCATTCGATCCTTTGCGTCAAGCTGCGCAAGGAGTAGGGGTCACGCAAATTGTAAAAAGTGATGCGCCGATCGATCAAAAATACGATCCCACCAATGTCAATGCCAATGAAAAAGGTTATGTGTATTTATCGAATGTTAATACGTTTGATGAAACGGCAAATATGCTATCGGCCTCAAAAGATTATCGGATGAATTTAGAAATGTTTGTGACGTTACGGAATATGACGCAACGCGCATTATCAGTTTTAGAGAATTAG
- a CDS encoding flagellar hook protein FlgE, with product MSINTTAISGLRAATTQLEYTGNNIANASTYGFKQSYVDLADSFAQGRSGRQLVNGVQVQNIGTDFSQGGFSLTSRQLDLAITADESFLVMRSSVNGETSYTRAGRMQVNKDGLIVNANNERLQAFAIDTTTGVTSATLSDAIIPTTPLGATATTTASYEVNLDANTTPTAAADPFDPNDPTTFDFRNDTIVYDSLGISHTLETYYRKNTPATNNQWNVYALMDGIDSSITAGPPANLIGTVTFNNAGTYAATTIPATIGFTPTNGAAVMSIATSYQEATQFGSDNQTRRIVTNGFPAGEITSINIDDDGIVSARYSNGQLQNIAQLALAEFPAVSGLQKSGNMSYKETNASGPPVVQVSNSIGAFQSGSLEESNVDLTQELVSLVTTQRYFQSNARVVTTADEITQTILQI from the coding sequence ATGTCGATTAATACAACAGCAATTTCAGGACTACGAGCTGCAACCACGCAATTGGAATATACCGGCAATAACATTGCCAACGCCAGCACGTATGGATTTAAACAATCTTATGTGGATTTAGCCGATAGTTTTGCGCAAGGCCGTTCGGGTCGCCAATTAGTGAATGGGGTGCAGGTGCAAAATATTGGCACCGACTTCAGTCAGGGCGGGTTTTCATTAACGTCACGCCAATTGGATTTGGCGATTACCGCCGATGAAAGTTTTTTAGTGATGCGCAGTTCAGTGAATGGTGAAACCTCTTATACGCGTGCGGGAAGAATGCAAGTGAATAAAGATGGTTTGATTGTGAATGCCAATAATGAACGTTTACAAGCGTTTGCCATTGACACTACCACTGGAGTCACTTCGGCGACTTTAAGCGATGCGATTATTCCAACGACCCCTTTAGGCGCTACAGCGACTACTACCGCCAGTTATGAAGTTAATTTAGATGCCAATACAACACCAACAGCGGCGGCTGATCCTTTTGATCCGAACGACCCCACGACCTTTGACTTTAGGAATGACACGATTGTTTACGACAGTTTAGGGATTTCTCACACTTTAGAAACCTATTATCGCAAAAATACCCCTGCTACCAATAATCAATGGAATGTTTACGCATTAATGGATGGAATTGATAGCAGTATCACAGCAGGACCGCCGGCGAATTTAATTGGAACAGTAACCTTTAATAACGCAGGAACTTATGCAGCGACCACCATTCCTGCCACGATTGGTTTTACCCCCACTAATGGCGCGGCAGTTATGAGCATTGCCACGTCCTATCAAGAAGCCACCCAATTCGGTAGCGATAATCAAACTCGTCGAATTGTCACCAATGGTTTCCCCGCCGGTGAAATCACCAGTATCAATATCGATGATGATGGCATTGTTTCCGCGCGCTATTCTAACGGCCAATTACAAAACATTGCTCAACTTGCCTTAGCGGAATTTCCGGCAGTATCCGGCTTACAAAAATCGGGAAACATGTCGTATAAAGAAACCAATGCTTCAGGTCCACCCGTAGTGCAAGTTTCTAACAGTATTGGGGCATTTCAATCGGGTTCGTTAGAAGAATCCAATGTCGATTTAACTCAAGAACTCGTGTCCTTGGTAACCACGCAACGTTATTTCCAATCAAATGCGCGAGTGGTAACAACCGCCGATGAAATTACCCAAACCATTTTACAAATTTAA